In Vibrio syngnathi, the following proteins share a genomic window:
- a CDS encoding helix-turn-helix domain-containing protein has translation MMLAIPLPFVAALLLFITAVLLRYRYPQTSQKPFWFIMLCALMITVVGLRWTLDIALFRFLQPVLGASVPVTAWLCFAGIHRSKPNTHLHWLGPVAVLVGSFFYEHLWGGAIDILLISLYLGFGCLLLKSSFNFPEHVRLSDVSNVLLAERVAGSALLFSALVDGIISYDILLLNAQHTDLILSISYLVLIPAIIGAVIVVSTSTSPIQKQNQQQSELPTLNSLPDEANALISTVSLDGDEDKGVTQIVAKFDSLMREHQVFKDPDLSLNRLARKLGIPARKVSSAVNQTHNENISKVINAYRVEYAKTLLKQSDETITDIFLNSGFQTKSNFNREFSRITGQTPSEFRSSP, from the coding sequence TTGATGCTCGCTATTCCCTTGCCATTTGTTGCTGCTCTGTTGTTATTTATCACGGCTGTTTTGCTTAGATATCGTTACCCACAAACAAGCCAAAAACCGTTTTGGTTTATTATGTTGTGTGCGTTGATGATTACTGTTGTTGGGTTACGTTGGACGTTAGATATCGCATTGTTTCGTTTCTTACAGCCAGTTCTAGGGGCAAGCGTACCTGTAACGGCATGGCTCTGTTTTGCTGGGATTCACCGAAGTAAGCCCAATACACATTTGCATTGGTTAGGTCCTGTCGCTGTTCTGGTTGGCTCATTTTTTTATGAGCATCTTTGGGGCGGGGCGATAGATATATTACTGATCTCGCTATATCTCGGCTTTGGCTGCTTGTTGTTGAAATCATCGTTTAACTTTCCAGAGCACGTCAGGCTGAGTGATGTCTCGAATGTTTTGCTTGCTGAACGTGTTGCTGGTTCTGCTTTGCTGTTTTCAGCTCTCGTGGACGGTATTATCTCGTATGATATTTTGCTGCTCAACGCACAACACACTGACTTGATCCTATCTATTAGCTACTTAGTTCTTATTCCCGCGATTATTGGGGCTGTGATTGTTGTCAGCACCAGTACGTCTCCGATTCAGAAGCAAAATCAACAACAGAGCGAACTTCCAACACTAAATAGCTTACCTGACGAAGCTAATGCACTGATATCAACGGTAAGCTTAGATGGAGACGAAGACAAAGGCGTCACGCAGATAGTCGCTAAGTTTGATTCGTTGATGAGAGAGCATCAGGTGTTCAAAGACCCGGATTTGTCCTTAAATCGATTGGCGAGAAAGCTAGGTATCCCGGCTCGGAAAGTATCTTCAGCAGTTAATCAAACTCATAATGAGAATATTTCGAAGGTGATCAACGCTTATCGAGTTGAGTACGCCAAGACTCTATTGAAGCAAAGTGATGAGACGATAACTGATATCTTCCTTAATTCAGGTTTTCAAACCAAGTCCAATTTCAATCGAGAGTTTTCAAGGATTACTGGGCAAACTCCGAGTGAGTTTCGAAGCTCGCCATAA
- a CDS encoding alpha/beta hydrolase family protein codes for MKWTHLLFASLLSICTSAIASNVGFTQIILTGLSVDQDQPKRPLETTIWYPTQDTSKTVLVGDNPAFIGTRVITDAKIQSGKFPVVLISHGYRGNWRNQNWLATELAHRGYIVAAVNHPGTTSFDQSPEQAAKWWERPRDITRILNHLLTETQWKHAINTDHISAIGHSLGGWTVMQLAGAKIDRATLEVECLKYPNPRTCGLSAELGLSNIQATEPNNKDLSDPRIQRVVSLDLGLARSFSVQSLNEINVPTLILAAGIDIGDLPHALESGYMAEHIPISSRQYKVYENATHFSFIQPCKAGAEAMLEEEVPGDSIICKDGLGASRGELHQLILNEIVDFLNR; via the coding sequence ATGAAATGGACACACTTACTGTTCGCATCCCTACTTTCTATTTGTACTTCTGCCATCGCCTCAAATGTCGGATTCACTCAAATCATCCTAACAGGCCTCTCAGTTGACCAAGATCAGCCTAAGCGCCCACTAGAAACAACAATTTGGTACCCTACTCAAGACACGTCAAAGACAGTTCTTGTTGGAGATAACCCAGCCTTTATCGGCACTAGAGTCATCACAGATGCCAAGATCCAATCAGGTAAGTTTCCGGTTGTACTCATATCGCATGGTTATCGTGGTAACTGGCGAAACCAGAATTGGTTAGCGACAGAACTCGCACATCGCGGATACATAGTCGCCGCAGTCAATCACCCGGGAACTACATCTTTTGACCAGTCCCCAGAGCAAGCAGCCAAGTGGTGGGAAAGGCCTCGCGATATCACACGAATCCTTAATCACCTACTAACCGAAACTCAGTGGAAACACGCCATTAATACTGACCATATTTCGGCAATCGGGCATTCATTAGGAGGTTGGACAGTGATGCAATTAGCGGGGGCGAAAATCGATAGAGCAACTTTAGAGGTTGAGTGCCTTAAATACCCTAACCCTCGAACTTGTGGGCTTTCTGCAGAGTTAGGGCTGTCAAACATTCAAGCTACAGAGCCAAACAATAAAGACCTTTCAGACCCTCGAATACAGCGCGTGGTTAGCCTTGATTTAGGGCTTGCTCGTAGCTTTTCGGTGCAAAGCCTCAATGAGATCAATGTACCCACTTTAATACTGGCTGCAGGGATTGATATTGGCGACTTACCTCATGCATTAGAATCTGGCTACATGGCGGAGCATATACCTATTAGTTCGAGACAATACAAAGTCTACGAAAACGCCACTCATTTCAGTTTCATTCAACCATGTAAAGCGGGAGCCGAAGCGATGCTTGAAGAGGAAGTACCGGGTGATAGCATTATTTGTAAAGACGGCTTAGGAGCTTCACGCGGTGAACTACATCAATTGATATTGAATGAAATTGTTGACTTTCTAAATCGATAA
- a CDS encoding putative bifunctional diguanylate cyclase/phosphodiesterase — protein MMTSYQPFEYLKCPIWIYDIDKKRITWANSSALPLWESESLFELTSRDFSLEMSKAIEATLEEYQRQFQRNQSVKTWWNFTPKHVAKLALCLFSGIPLPDGRTGMLAQVIAEEESLKHDLTNSDGSNLSLLFNKSGDVVSANSTFSQNYGSPFNNLADFVSSQEIADQWLFSASKGREILEEVSCKIESQTHHFDVHGKWLFDKSELLLNLTCTTEQKERLIKARFNAEHDCLTELYNRRGITKKLESSISERSPFELMFVDLDDFKLINDRYGHSVGDQLLKQVGERLKQLLDETCTVGRFGGDEFIVIAHVNRNQNIPLLCSRIIDSLNKSFSVKGIGALSIGCSIGTAHFPNNASDKESLLKRAGIAMHIAKANGRNRFQTFTPCLAQTLHRKVDIRHRLAQALENDDLNLHYQPIIDTSTNKVKGFEALLRWSDKDLGEIKPDEFIVLAEETGQIIPLGKWVLNSALKQLSLWHREFDGELMMSINISCIQMHNTFAEQLFAMLNFYNIQPKSIALEITESSMIFKHGEVRKALDDISALGVDLHLDDFGTGYSSLSMLHDLPISTVKLDRSFVHGTYKGSKAIVQATYAICDKLGLKLVAEGVETETQKDFLTSCGYQYLQGFLFSKPIPPNEVESRFLSSREPES, from the coding sequence ATGATGACCAGTTACCAACCTTTCGAATATCTAAAATGTCCTATCTGGATATATGACATTGATAAAAAAAGAATAACTTGGGCAAACAGCAGTGCTCTCCCCCTTTGGGAATCAGAGTCTCTATTTGAGCTGACTTCTCGTGATTTTAGTCTTGAGATGTCAAAGGCAATCGAAGCTACGCTTGAAGAATATCAAAGACAATTTCAACGAAATCAAAGTGTAAAGACCTGGTGGAACTTCACCCCAAAACACGTAGCTAAACTAGCCTTATGTTTGTTTTCTGGGATCCCATTACCCGATGGCCGAACAGGGATGTTGGCGCAAGTCATCGCTGAAGAAGAGAGTTTAAAGCACGATCTCACTAACTCCGATGGTTCGAACCTCTCTCTTTTATTTAATAAATCAGGAGACGTAGTGAGTGCTAACTCTACCTTTTCTCAAAACTATGGTTCACCGTTTAATAACCTAGCCGATTTTGTTTCAAGCCAAGAAATAGCGGATCAGTGGCTATTTTCGGCTAGCAAAGGTAGAGAAATCTTAGAGGAAGTTAGCTGTAAAATTGAGAGTCAAACCCACCATTTCGATGTCCATGGAAAATGGTTATTTGACAAGAGTGAGTTACTTCTAAATCTGACTTGTACAACCGAACAAAAAGAGAGGTTAATAAAAGCCAGATTCAACGCCGAACACGATTGTTTAACTGAGCTTTATAACCGCCGAGGGATCACTAAGAAATTGGAAAGCAGTATTTCTGAACGCTCTCCTTTTGAGTTAATGTTTGTTGATCTTGATGACTTCAAATTGATTAACGATAGATATGGACACAGTGTCGGTGATCAACTGCTCAAGCAAGTAGGTGAACGTCTTAAACAACTCCTCGACGAAACATGTACAGTCGGCCGATTTGGTGGTGATGAATTCATTGTAATAGCTCACGTTAATCGAAATCAAAATATCCCGTTACTCTGTTCTCGTATCATTGATTCCTTAAACAAAAGCTTCTCTGTAAAAGGGATTGGCGCACTGTCTATCGGTTGCAGTATCGGTACAGCACATTTCCCCAATAATGCCTCGGATAAAGAATCATTATTAAAGCGAGCTGGAATCGCAATGCATATTGCTAAAGCAAATGGTAGAAATCGCTTCCAAACTTTTACTCCATGCCTCGCACAAACACTCCACCGCAAAGTTGATATTCGCCACAGGTTGGCTCAAGCACTAGAAAATGATGACCTGAATCTACATTACCAGCCAATAATAGACACCAGCACCAACAAGGTAAAAGGGTTTGAAGCCTTGCTGAGATGGTCGGATAAAGACCTAGGTGAGATTAAGCCCGATGAGTTTATTGTCCTAGCAGAAGAAACCGGACAAATTATACCGCTAGGAAAATGGGTTCTGAATTCTGCACTTAAACAGTTATCGTTATGGCACCGAGAATTTGATGGTGAACTGATGATGAGTATCAATATCTCGTGTATTCAGATGCACAATACCTTTGCAGAACAGCTATTCGCAATGCTCAATTTCTACAATATACAGCCTAAAAGTATCGCCCTCGAAATCACCGAATCATCAATGATTTTCAAACACGGTGAAGTCAGAAAAGCGTTGGATGATATTTCGGCGCTAGGTGTTGATCTACACCTCGACGACTTTGGCACTGGCTACTCGTCTCTCTCTATGTTGCATGATTTACCAATTAGTACCGTTAAGCTTGACCGAAGCTTCGTCCATGGCACGTATAAAGGGAGCAAAGCGATTGTCCAAGCCACCTATGCTATCTGTGACAAATTAGGGCTAAAACTGGTTGCAGAAGGTGTCGAGACCGAAACGCAAAAAGATTTTTTAACCAGTTGCGGATATCAATATTTACAAGGATTCTTGTTCAGCAAACCTATCCCACCAAACGAAGTCGAAAGCCGTTTTTTATCTAGTAGGGAACCTGAATCATAA
- a CDS encoding nucleotidyltransferase family protein, protein MIDPLANRIITLIKQDPLRMQVLDCVSQLDLPQCYVAAGFVRNLVWDDLHGYASPTPLNDIDVIYFDPIDTFYESGLRYEALLQQRLPELNWQVRNQANMHTRNEDEPYQSSLDAMRYWPEKETAVAVKQSLNGDIECISCFGLESLFDLHITPNPNRSRDVFDQRVQSKNWLTHWPKLTIGCLSLKGSFVARTN, encoded by the coding sequence ATGATTGACCCGCTAGCCAACCGTATCATCACATTGATCAAACAAGATCCCTTACGAATGCAGGTTTTAGACTGTGTCTCTCAGTTGGATTTACCGCAGTGTTATGTCGCTGCGGGCTTTGTGAGAAACCTAGTTTGGGACGACCTACATGGTTATGCCTCCCCGACTCCACTCAATGATATTGATGTGATCTACTTTGATCCTATTGATACCTTCTACGAATCGGGTCTTAGATACGAGGCTCTACTTCAACAACGGTTGCCTGAATTAAATTGGCAAGTTCGCAATCAAGCCAACATGCATACTCGAAACGAGGATGAGCCCTATCAAAGCTCATTGGATGCGATGCGTTACTGGCCAGAGAAAGAAACCGCAGTCGCCGTAAAGCAAAGCCTCAATGGAGACATCGAATGTATTTCGTGTTTTGGTTTAGAGAGTTTGTTTGATTTGCATATCACACCGAATCCCAATCGCAGCAGAGACGTGTTTGATCAACGAGTTCAGTCTAAAAACTGGTTAACTCATTGGCCGAAGTTAACTATTGGTTGTTTGAGTCTCAAAGGGTCCTTTGTCGCTCGTACTAATTAG
- a CDS encoding ABC transporter ATP-binding protein: MSTLLSVKNVTKTYSNQVGVENISFELKPGQVLGLLGHNGAGKSTLIKSLLGGHNYQGEIEVNGYHPIHQHAELMLHLSYISDVNVLPEWMTVKQLLRYTQGVHPSFNKQKAEQTLSSTNIKLSSTIKQLSKGMKVQLHLAIIIATDTQVLILDEPTLGLDLLYRDTFYRHLLEWFHDGERAMIIASHEVSEIEHLLTDVLILKQGHCVLQKSMEDIESDYFIIEVANNHSSEIQKLNPLTSQPGLGTTKWLLEGQYKAQVESLGNIYNVGLADLFLATQTEKA, encoded by the coding sequence ATGAGTACTTTACTTTCCGTGAAAAACGTAACCAAAACCTATTCAAATCAAGTGGGTGTCGAGAACATCAGCTTTGAGTTAAAGCCAGGGCAAGTACTTGGTCTGCTTGGCCACAATGGCGCGGGTAAATCGACTCTGATCAAATCACTGCTTGGCGGGCACAACTATCAAGGTGAGATTGAAGTAAATGGCTACCACCCTATTCACCAGCATGCAGAACTCATGCTGCACTTGTCGTACATCTCCGACGTTAACGTATTACCCGAGTGGATGACGGTTAAACAACTGCTTCGATACACACAAGGCGTGCACCCTAGCTTCAACAAGCAGAAAGCAGAGCAAACATTAAGCAGCACCAACATCAAACTCTCTTCAACGATCAAACAGCTTTCTAAAGGAATGAAGGTCCAACTTCACCTTGCGATCATCATCGCGACTGACACTCAAGTGTTGATCTTAGATGAGCCTACACTGGGCTTAGATTTGCTGTACCGCGATACTTTTTATCGCCATCTACTAGAGTGGTTCCACGACGGTGAACGCGCGATGATCATCGCTAGCCATGAGGTTTCAGAGATTGAACACCTATTAACGGACGTCTTGATTCTGAAACAAGGCCACTGTGTGTTGCAAAAGAGTATGGAAGACATCGAGAGCGACTATTTCATTATCGAAGTCGCAAATAACCATTCAAGCGAGATTCAGAAACTCAACCCACTAACCTCACAGCCTGGGCTAGGAACGACTAAATGGTTACTGGAAGGCCAATACAAAGCGCAAGTTGAATCACTGGGTAACATCTACAACGTGGGTCTCGCAGACCTATTCCTTGCAACACAGACGGAGAAGGCATAA
- a CDS encoding DUF4823 domain-containing protein — MSILRALLILISLVIIGCADTHKLQVTDVNSTAKFETSDSVLIGRSKNGEYGKHYYSGSGLMVSKALQSELFTKLNNVAIANQAADYNFVLEYAKSNEFDYLIFPTILHWEDRATEWSAKPDKVSVKITVVDVKTKVIIKSGIIEGKSGLATFGGDHPQDLLSEPVSEFMASLLN, encoded by the coding sequence ATGTCGATTTTACGTGCGTTACTGATACTTATAAGCTTAGTTATCATTGGGTGTGCTGATACACATAAACTTCAGGTTACGGATGTAAACTCGACAGCTAAATTTGAAACAAGTGATTCAGTTTTAATCGGCCGCTCAAAAAATGGGGAATATGGGAAGCACTATTATTCAGGCTCAGGACTAATGGTGAGTAAAGCTCTTCAATCAGAGTTATTCACAAAACTAAACAACGTCGCAATCGCTAACCAAGCAGCTGATTACAATTTTGTCCTTGAATATGCGAAAAGCAATGAGTTCGACTACTTAATTTTTCCTACCATATTACACTGGGAAGATCGCGCGACTGAATGGTCAGCAAAGCCAGATAAAGTAAGCGTAAAAATTACAGTTGTTGATGTTAAAACAAAAGTAATTATTAAGTCTGGCATAATCGAAGGAAAAAGCGGGCTAGCTACCTTTGGCGGTGACCACCCACAAGATTTATTGTCAGAGCCGGTCAGCGAATTTATGGCGAGCCTATTAAATTAA
- a CDS encoding response regulator transcription factor yields MSKTKVLIVEDDQAIARLTTLYLEAEGYNVSVVHEGDLAIEAIRNIEPDLVLLDLMLPGLSGAQICRQAREFYNGIILVLTASADEMSEVSLFKFGADDYVAKPIRGHALLARIEALLRRAAPVTAEPDTTVEKQGEIVINSTTQSATLYGQNLKLTSAEFEILNLLVSNICQVVTRDQCCQLFRGIDYAFNDRSIDMRVSGLRRKLRIHAQDKQLIRTVRNKGYMLVV; encoded by the coding sequence ATGTCGAAAACCAAAGTACTGATTGTCGAAGATGACCAGGCGATAGCGCGTTTAACTACGCTTTACCTCGAAGCTGAAGGTTACAACGTTAGCGTTGTTCATGAGGGAGATTTGGCAATTGAAGCGATCCGCAATATTGAACCCGATCTCGTTCTGTTGGACTTGATGCTTCCGGGGTTGAGCGGTGCACAGATTTGCCGACAGGCTCGTGAATTTTACAATGGAATTATCTTAGTATTGACGGCCTCTGCCGATGAAATGAGTGAAGTCAGTCTGTTTAAGTTTGGTGCGGATGATTACGTTGCAAAGCCCATTCGTGGTCACGCTTTATTGGCGCGAATTGAAGCACTGTTGCGTCGAGCAGCCCCTGTTACTGCTGAACCTGACACGACTGTTGAAAAGCAAGGTGAAATTGTGATCAACAGTACAACTCAAAGTGCTACGTTATATGGACAGAACCTTAAGCTTACTTCTGCTGAATTTGAAATCTTAAATCTTCTTGTGAGTAACATCTGTCAAGTTGTTACTCGAGATCAATGTTGCCAGCTATTTAGAGGCATTGATTACGCATTCAACGACCGCTCTATAGATATGCGCGTTTCAGGGTTACGCCGAAAGCTGCGTATACACGCGCAAGACAAACAATTGATCCGTACGGTTCGCAATAAGGGGTATATGCTGGTTGTATAA
- a CDS encoding bifunctional diaminohydroxyphosphoribosylaminopyrimidine deaminase/5-amino-6-(5-phosphoribosylamino)uracil reductase RibD: protein MNQQYMLQALEASRQALPDCQPNPPVGCVLVKNDKVVSVGYTQKVGGNHAEVEALNDYDNETDGEMEGVTAYVTLEPCSFVGRTPACANTLVKAGVKHVVVAMLDPDPRNNGRGVAILESHGVKVDVGLCQEQVSAFLTLYLGKS, encoded by the coding sequence ATGAACCAACAATACATGCTGCAAGCTCTTGAAGCTTCGCGCCAAGCCCTACCCGATTGCCAACCAAACCCGCCAGTGGGTTGTGTTTTGGTGAAGAACGATAAGGTGGTGTCTGTTGGATATACGCAAAAGGTCGGTGGAAACCACGCTGAGGTTGAAGCACTGAATGACTATGACAACGAAACGGACGGAGAAATGGAAGGCGTTACCGCTTACGTAACTTTAGAGCCATGTTCATTTGTAGGCAGAACACCCGCTTGCGCCAATACATTGGTTAAAGCAGGTGTAAAACACGTAGTAGTGGCGATGCTAGACCCAGACCCTCGTAATAATGGCCGTGGTGTGGCGATCCTTGAATCGCATGGCGTAAAGGTGGATGTAGGGCTATGCCAAGAACAAGTGAGCGCTTTTCTAACCCTGTATCTTGGTAAGTCTTAG
- a CDS encoding putative quinol monooxygenase, whose protein sequence is MSKFILQGHILVPDNDLEAVTQALVVHKELTLEEPGCIVFRVSQSSLQPNRFEIYEEFTNREAFEAHQQRVKASEWGDISKNATRHYQITDVPTS, encoded by the coding sequence ATGAGTAAATTCATTCTGCAAGGGCATATTCTAGTGCCAGACAACGACCTCGAAGCAGTAACCCAAGCGCTGGTTGTACACAAAGAACTGACACTGGAAGAGCCTGGCTGTATTGTATTTCGAGTCAGCCAAAGTTCACTTCAGCCTAATCGATTTGAAATTTATGAAGAGTTTACGAATCGAGAAGCATTTGAAGCGCACCAACAGCGAGTCAAAGCTTCTGAGTGGGGTGACATTTCGAAGAACGCAACACGTCACTATCAAATCACCGATGTTCCGACATCATAA
- a CDS encoding RluA family pseudouridine synthase, which produces MHSSKPTHDSENSHTPEHCFTRFQQPIESYSLPERFTFPFYYEPHLLCEIASHQLQQYLETQTDWQHDFGLDSDAGRGKMFGVLLVKSPEGELGYFSAFSGKVADQNLLPHFVPPVFDMLSSDSFFHQDTADMMAVNAKFKALQANADYLELCEQLAQQKAQAEQEIETQRLLIIEGRKTRKEQREQGKENLDEKAFEQLNNELNKASVADKNQQKYLKLNWEQILNELQIKVDVFTNQLVELKEQRAHLSHQLQHKLFSQYAFQNAEGNIEDLNQIFEDTPNKIPPAGSGECAAPKLLQYAYLNGYTPLALAEFWWGRSPKSEIRKHKKYYASCQSKCVPILGHMMKGLEVDPNPLLENPAEGKDLDILFQDDHIVVVHKPAGFLSVPGKTIKDSAYTRVQEMHQNVEGPFVIHRLDMATSGILIFALTRRANKSLQKQFITREVEKRYVAMIEGVLEQDEGYVRLPLRGDLYDRPRQIVCFEHGKPAETKWEVIERNQDTTKVYLHPKTGRTHQLRVHCSHQEGLDMPILGDGLYGNKADRLHLHAERLALHHPVTKEWMEFQFDAEF; this is translated from the coding sequence ATGCACTCATCCAAACCAACGCACGACTCAGAAAACAGCCACACACCTGAGCATTGCTTCACTCGTTTCCAACAGCCGATCGAGTCATATTCGTTGCCTGAACGTTTCACATTCCCGTTCTACTACGAACCGCACCTATTGTGTGAAATTGCCTCCCACCAGCTTCAACAATATCTAGAAACTCAAACCGATTGGCAGCATGACTTCGGACTGGATTCTGACGCAGGCCGTGGCAAAATGTTTGGTGTGTTACTGGTGAAAAGCCCAGAAGGTGAATTGGGTTACTTCTCTGCTTTCTCTGGAAAAGTCGCCGACCAAAACCTACTGCCCCATTTTGTGCCCCCCGTATTCGACATGTTGAGCAGCGACAGCTTTTTCCATCAAGACACAGCCGACATGATGGCTGTGAATGCGAAATTTAAAGCGCTGCAAGCAAACGCTGATTACCTTGAACTGTGTGAACAATTAGCACAACAAAAAGCACAAGCTGAACAAGAGATTGAAACTCAGCGTTTATTAATTATCGAAGGCCGAAAAACACGTAAAGAACAACGCGAACAAGGCAAAGAGAACCTTGATGAGAAAGCCTTCGAACAACTAAATAACGAGCTAAACAAAGCCAGTGTTGCCGACAAGAATCAGCAGAAATATCTTAAGCTCAACTGGGAACAGATCCTAAATGAGTTACAAATCAAAGTTGATGTGTTCACTAATCAATTAGTTGAACTCAAAGAGCAAAGAGCACACCTTTCTCATCAGCTTCAACACAAGTTGTTCTCACAATACGCTTTCCAAAATGCGGAAGGAAACATTGAGGATCTGAACCAGATCTTTGAAGACACGCCAAATAAGATACCACCAGCAGGTTCTGGCGAATGCGCTGCACCTAAGTTGCTGCAATACGCGTACTTGAATGGTTACACGCCATTGGCATTGGCTGAGTTTTGGTGGGGCCGTTCACCGAAATCGGAGATCCGAAAGCACAAGAAATACTACGCCTCTTGCCAAAGTAAGTGTGTACCGATTTTAGGCCATATGATGAAAGGCCTTGAAGTCGATCCCAACCCATTGCTAGAAAACCCAGCAGAAGGCAAAGACCTCGATATCTTATTCCAAGACGATCACATCGTTGTGGTACACAAACCAGCAGGTTTTCTATCTGTGCCGGGCAAAACAATTAAAGACTCGGCCTACACTCGCGTTCAAGAAATGCATCAAAATGTTGAAGGACCATTTGTTATCCATCGCTTAGATATGGCGACCTCTGGCATTCTGATATTTGCTCTTACACGACGTGCGAACAAAAGCTTGCAGAAGCAGTTCATTACTCGTGAAGTTGAGAAGCGATACGTGGCAATGATCGAAGGCGTTCTAGAGCAAGATGAAGGTTATGTTCGCTTGCCACTGCGTGGCGATTTGTACGATCGTCCACGTCAGATTGTCTGCTTCGAACACGGCAAGCCAGCTGAAACTAAGTGGGAAGTCATTGAGCGAAACCAAGACACCACCAAGGTTTATCTGCACCCGAAAACTGGCCGCACTCACCAGTTACGTGTTCACTGTTCACACCAAGAGGGGCTAGATATGCCTATCTTGGGTGATGGCTTATACGGCAACAAAGCCGACCGACTACACCTACACGCAGAAAGGCTAGCACTACATCACCCAGTCACCAAAGAGTGGATGGAGTTCCAGTTCGACGCTGAATTCTAA
- a CDS encoding GntR family transcriptional regulator has protein sequence MTEWKDDQPIFRQLAAKISDQILQGVWLEQQALPSVRAVAADLKINHLTVMKSYQLLVDEDLVEKKRGQGMYVAEGALQKLKESAHQSFINTQIPAIAETLGIIDMSVEELVKQLAQHIKDKS, from the coding sequence ATGACCGAATGGAAAGACGACCAACCGATCTTTAGGCAGCTTGCCGCAAAGATCAGTGACCAAATTCTTCAAGGTGTTTGGTTAGAGCAACAAGCATTACCCTCTGTGCGTGCGGTTGCTGCCGATCTCAAGATCAACCACCTTACTGTCATGAAAAGCTATCAGTTACTGGTGGATGAAGACTTGGTAGAGAAAAAACGCGGCCAAGGCATGTATGTGGCCGAAGGGGCACTTCAAAAATTGAAAGAGTCTGCACACCAATCATTCATCAACACACAGATCCCAGCCATCGCTGAGACGCTAGGCATCATTGATATGAGTGTCGAAGAACTCGTGAAACAGCTAGCACAACATATAAAGGACAAGTCATGA
- a CDS encoding NUDIX hydrolase, with translation MIPLNTSIVSGVAISEIDGQMKMLLMKRVKGEFWCHVAGSIEAGETGWQAIVREFEEETQIKVEALYNAQFLEQFYEAHVNVIQLIPVFAVLCPPNQAIELNDEHTEYRWCDLEEAKALAPFPNQHAVYDHIWSYFVDKPVNPLYRVKLS, from the coding sequence ATGATTCCACTCAATACTTCGATTGTCTCCGGTGTCGCTATTTCGGAGATCGACGGACAAATGAAAATGCTACTAATGAAGCGTGTGAAGGGCGAGTTTTGGTGCCATGTCGCAGGCTCGATTGAAGCGGGTGAAACAGGCTGGCAGGCTATCGTGCGCGAGTTTGAAGAAGAGACCCAAATTAAAGTGGAAGCTCTGTATAACGCGCAGTTTCTGGAACAGTTTTACGAGGCGCACGTTAATGTGATTCAGCTAATCCCTGTGTTTGCGGTGCTATGCCCACCCAACCAAGCGATTGAACTGAATGATGAACACACAGAGTACCGCTGGTGCGATTTAGAGGAAGCGAAAGCACTTGCGCCGTTCCCCAACCAACATGCCGTCTACGATCATATCTGGTCGTATTTTGTCGATAAGCCAGTCAATCCGCTTTACCGAGTCAAATTGAGCTAG